The following are encoded in a window of Sphaerisporangium siamense genomic DNA:
- a CDS encoding coiled-coil domain-containing protein yields the protein MAAAVLATFTTAGLLLGTATAGAAPKPSEKQLKAQLESLGKQVDKLIAQYNAKRVATAEAKAAEKAARSRLKDSEAGLRAAQAQVGDLAQLQYQAGNLGMAGQLLSPGYGGAALLTQLRDEQEAKIARFVTVREERKKASDDAARLTERLRADMTEVKEQREEAEKLIDQINDKLDTLVPTAPGKRANGSWAPELPSGGENITPRMRLIRAEIKDHFAMRFPIGCYRAENSGEHPLGRACDFMLSSGGAMPSAAQVALGEQIAAWAIKNGGKLGVKYVIYRQRIYNMGFPGWRAMANRGGITANHFDHVHISMY from the coding sequence GTGGCCGCAGCCGTTCTGGCCACGTTCACCACCGCCGGGCTCCTGCTCGGCACGGCGACGGCGGGCGCCGCGCCGAAGCCGTCCGAAAAGCAGCTGAAGGCGCAACTGGAGTCGCTCGGCAAGCAGGTCGACAAGCTGATCGCGCAGTACAATGCCAAGCGCGTCGCGACGGCCGAGGCCAAGGCCGCCGAGAAGGCCGCGCGCTCGCGCCTGAAGGACTCCGAGGCGGGCCTGCGGGCCGCGCAGGCACAGGTGGGCGACCTGGCCCAGCTCCAGTACCAGGCGGGAAACCTCGGCATGGCAGGCCAGCTCCTGTCCCCCGGCTACGGCGGCGCCGCGCTGCTCACCCAGCTCCGCGACGAGCAGGAGGCGAAGATCGCCAGGTTCGTGACCGTGCGGGAGGAGCGCAAGAAGGCCTCCGACGACGCCGCCCGGCTCACCGAACGGCTCCGCGCCGACATGACCGAGGTGAAGGAGCAGCGCGAGGAGGCCGAGAAGCTGATCGACCAGATCAACGACAAGCTGGACACGCTCGTGCCGACCGCGCCCGGCAAGAGGGCCAACGGGTCGTGGGCGCCGGAGCTGCCCTCGGGAGGCGAGAACATCACCCCCCGCATGCGGCTGATCCGCGCCGAGATCAAGGACCACTTCGCCATGCGGTTCCCGATCGGCTGCTACCGCGCCGAGAACTCCGGCGAGCATCCCCTCGGCCGAGCCTGCGACTTCATGCTCAGCTCCGGCGGCGCGATGCCGTCCGCCGCCCAGGTCGCGCTGGGCGAGCAGATCGCCGCCTGGGCGATCAAGAACGGCGGCAAGCTGGGCGTCAAGTACGTGATCTACCGGCAGCGCATCTACAACATGGGCTTCCCCGGCTGGCGCGCGATGGCGAACCGCGGCGGCATCACGGCCAACCACTTCGACCACGTGCACATCTCGATGTACTAG
- the galT gene encoding galactose-1-phosphate uridylyltransferase yields the protein MKRTVTRLADGRELIYFDRRADADRSAADTRDLPPRPPASELRHDPVLDEWVAIAGHRQGRTFLPPADQCPLCPSAPGRASEIPSPDYDVAVFENRFPSFGGQAGAYEDPGGLSEARAGAGRCEVVCFTSAHDSSFAALSPAQVELVLAAWADRTTELSRLPGVEQVFCFENRGAEIGITLTHPHGQIYAYPYVTPRTRRMLASAARHRERTGGDLFADVLAAERKAGVRVVAENEHWTAFVPAAARWPFEVHVYPHRRVPDLTALDAGERASFGPLYTGVLRRLDGLFGVAMPYVAAWHQAPVRQGRDLAYLHLQLFSVRRAAEKLKYLAGSESAMGAFVNDVLPEEAAQLLRTSGDF from the coding sequence GTGAAGCGCACGGTCACCCGCCTGGCGGACGGCAGGGAGCTGATCTACTTCGACCGGCGCGCGGACGCCGACCGCTCCGCGGCCGACACCCGCGACCTGCCGCCGCGTCCCCCGGCCTCGGAGCTGCGGCACGACCCCGTCCTCGACGAGTGGGTCGCCATCGCCGGGCACCGCCAGGGCCGCACGTTCCTGCCGCCCGCCGACCAGTGCCCGCTGTGCCCGTCCGCCCCGGGCCGGGCGAGCGAGATCCCCTCCCCCGACTACGACGTCGCGGTCTTCGAGAACCGCTTCCCGTCCTTCGGCGGGCAGGCGGGCGCGTACGAGGATCCGGGCGGGCTGAGCGAGGCGCGGGCGGGCGCCGGGCGGTGCGAGGTGGTGTGCTTCACCTCCGCGCACGACTCCTCCTTCGCCGCCCTCTCCCCCGCCCAGGTCGAGCTGGTGCTCGCGGCGTGGGCCGACCGCACCACCGAGCTGTCGCGGCTGCCGGGCGTGGAGCAGGTGTTCTGCTTCGAGAACCGCGGCGCAGAGATCGGCATCACGCTCACGCACCCGCACGGGCAGATCTACGCCTACCCGTACGTGACCCCGCGGACCCGGCGCATGCTGGCCTCGGCGGCGCGCCACCGGGAGCGCACGGGCGGCGACCTGTTCGCCGACGTGCTCGCCGCCGAGCGCAAGGCAGGGGTGCGCGTGGTGGCCGAGAACGAGCACTGGACGGCGTTCGTCCCGGCCGCGGCGCGCTGGCCCTTCGAGGTGCACGTCTACCCCCACCGGCGGGTGCCGGACCTGACTGCGCTGGACGCCGGCGAGCGGGCGTCGTTCGGCCCGCTGTACACCGGAGTGCTGCGGCGGCTGGACGGCCTGTTCGGCGTGGCGATGCCGTACGTCGCCGCCTGGCACCAGGCGCCGGTGCGCCAGGGGCGCGACCTGGCCTACCTGCATCTCCAGCTCTTCAGCGTCCGCAGGGCGGCGGAGAAGCTGAAGTACCTGGCCGGCTCGGAGTCGGCGATGGGCGCGTTCGTCAACGACGTGCTCCCGGAGGAGGCCGCCCAGCTACTTCGGACATCAGGTGATTTTTAG
- a CDS encoding DeoR/GlpR family DNA-binding transcription regulator → MLAQQRQQAILERVRRNGAARVADLVRELGVSDMTIRRDLEVLAERGLVEKVHGGATATGAGSTEEPGFAAKSVRQQAEKEAIARSAAELVRPGTAVALSAGTTTWTLAHFLTDVPELTVITNSLQVADVFHRSGRPDQTVVLTGGVRTPSDALVGPVAVAAIRELNVDTLMLGVHGMNLRAGFTTPNLLEAETNRELVAAAQQLVVLADHTKWGTVGISTIAKLEEAHVLISDTGLPEDARPLLADQVGALVLADPREAAEAAAQ, encoded by the coding sequence ATGCTGGCACAGCAGCGGCAGCAGGCGATCCTGGAGCGGGTGCGCAGGAACGGCGCGGCACGCGTCGCCGACCTCGTGCGCGAGCTCGGCGTCTCGGACATGACGATCCGCAGGGACCTGGAGGTCCTCGCCGAGCGGGGACTCGTTGAGAAGGTGCACGGCGGCGCCACGGCCACCGGCGCCGGTTCCACCGAGGAGCCGGGCTTCGCCGCCAAGTCCGTGCGCCAGCAGGCCGAGAAGGAGGCCATCGCGCGCAGCGCCGCCGAACTGGTGCGCCCCGGCACCGCGGTCGCGCTGTCGGCGGGCACGACGACCTGGACGCTCGCCCACTTCCTGACCGACGTCCCCGAGCTGACCGTCATCACCAACTCGCTGCAGGTGGCCGACGTCTTCCACCGCTCGGGCAGGCCGGACCAGACCGTGGTGCTCACCGGCGGGGTGCGCACGCCCTCGGACGCGCTGGTCGGCCCGGTCGCGGTGGCCGCCATCCGCGAGCTGAACGTCGACACGCTCATGCTCGGCGTCCACGGCATGAACCTCAGGGCGGGCTTCACCACGCCGAACCTGCTGGAGGCCGAGACCAACAGAGAGCTGGTCGCCGCCGCGCAGCAACTGGTCGTGCTCGCCGACCACACCAAGTGGGGCACGGTCGGCATCAGCACGATCGCCAAACTCGAGGAGGCGCACGTGCTGATCAGCGACACGGGCCTGCCCGAAGACGCGCGTCCCCTCCTCGCCGACCAGGTGGGCGCGCTGGTGCTCGCCGACCCGCGCGAGGCGGCCGAGGCGGCGGCCCAGTGA
- a CDS encoding 50S ribosomal protein bL37 produces MARRARKSRARKKRKANHGKRPASR; encoded by the coding sequence ATGGCCAGACGCGCGCGCAAGAGCCGGGCACGCAAGAAGAGGAAGGCCAACCACGGCAAGCGCCCGGCGTCACGCTGA
- a CDS encoding TIGR03086 family metal-binding protein — translation MMTMDIREAYRRALHHFGGYVHRVGAGEWRLPTACGDWDVRTLVEHLVGESLCAPELLSGRSAAEVQDLLEGDLLGDDPVKAFDVAAAAAVRATEPADVLTRTVRLSFGDVPGEEYITELFADTLIHTWDLATAIDAGDRLDPELVEVCAAWFAGAEDAYRQAGVIGDRPPLPEDADAQTRLLAAWGRGARPPEAP, via the coding sequence ATGATGACGATGGACATCCGCGAGGCGTACCGCCGGGCTCTGCACCACTTCGGCGGGTACGTGCACCGGGTGGGGGCCGGCGAGTGGCGGCTCCCCACGGCGTGCGGGGACTGGGACGTACGCACCTTGGTCGAGCATCTGGTGGGCGAGAGCTTATGCGCCCCGGAGCTTCTTTCCGGCCGGTCGGCGGCCGAGGTGCAGGATCTGCTGGAGGGGGACCTGCTGGGCGACGACCCGGTGAAGGCGTTCGACGTCGCCGCGGCGGCCGCCGTGCGCGCCACGGAGCCCGCCGACGTGCTGACCAGGACGGTGCGCCTGTCCTTCGGCGACGTCCCCGGCGAGGAGTACATCACCGAGCTGTTCGCCGACACGTTGATCCACACCTGGGACCTGGCGACGGCCATCGACGCCGGCGACCGTCTGGATCCCGAGCTGGTCGAGGTCTGCGCGGCGTGGTTCGCGGGGGCGGAGGACGCCTACCGGCAGGCGGGCGTGATAGGAGATCGCCCGCCCCTGCCGGAGGACGCCGACGCGCAGACGCGCCTGCTCGCGGCCTGGGGGCGGGGCGCCCGCCCGCCGGAGGCTCCCTAG
- a CDS encoding dihydrolipoyl dehydrogenase family protein has translation MGAQAEEFDVIVLGLGPGGEEVAGRLAEAGVAVAGVEARLVGGECPYWGCVPSKMMIHAADLLADARRVRGTAGGAAVIPDWTPVARRVREEATDGWDDATAAGRFAGKGGTLVRGHGRLAGPREVLVDGTRLLRARRGVVVATGSQAAVPPIPGLAGTPYWTNHQAAEAARVPESLVVLGGGAVGLELAQVFRRFGAEVTVVEAADRLLPQEEPEAGELLAKVFADEGVTVRTGTEVSRVDHHGAAFTVMTDAGSNRAERLLVATGRRSDLAALGAGAAGLDESAPAIAVDGHMRAADGVWAVGDVTGIGPFTHVAVYQARIALADILGKPGPAAEYHAVPRVTFTDPEVGSVGLTEREARERGLRVRVSTVPLESSARGWIAGAEGFVKLVADGNVLAGATAAGPSGGEVLALLTLAVHERIPVERLRSMIYAYPTFHRAVEDALAGLG, from the coding sequence ATGGGTGCGCAAGCGGAAGAGTTCGACGTCATCGTGCTGGGGCTGGGGCCTGGGGGCGAGGAGGTCGCGGGGCGGCTCGCCGAGGCGGGGGTCGCCGTGGCCGGGGTCGAGGCGCGGCTCGTGGGCGGCGAATGCCCCTATTGGGGGTGCGTGCCGTCCAAGATGATGATTCACGCTGCTGACCTGCTCGCCGATGCCCGCCGGGTCCGTGGGACCGCGGGAGGGGCCGCCGTGATTCCCGACTGGACGCCTGTGGCGCGTCGCGTCCGCGAGGAGGCGACCGACGGGTGGGACGACGCGACCGCCGCCGGCCGTTTCGCGGGCAAGGGCGGCACCCTGGTGCGCGGCCACGGCAGGCTGGCCGGGCCGCGGGAGGTCCTGGTGGACGGCACCCGGCTCCTGCGCGCCCGCAGGGGCGTCGTCGTCGCGACCGGGTCGCAGGCCGCGGTGCCGCCGATCCCGGGGCTGGCCGGAACCCCGTACTGGACCAACCACCAGGCCGCCGAGGCCGCGCGGGTGCCCGAGTCGCTGGTCGTGCTCGGCGGCGGCGCGGTCGGCCTGGAGCTCGCGCAGGTGTTCCGCCGCTTCGGCGCCGAGGTCACCGTCGTCGAGGCGGCCGACCGGCTGCTCCCCCAGGAGGAGCCGGAGGCGGGCGAGCTGCTCGCCAAGGTGTTCGCCGATGAGGGCGTCACCGTGCGCACCGGCACCGAGGTCTCCCGCGTTGACCACCACGGCGCGGCCTTCACCGTGATGACCGACGCCGGCAGCAACCGCGCCGAGCGGCTGCTGGTGGCCACCGGACGCCGCTCGGACCTCGCCGCGCTCGGCGCCGGGGCGGCCGGCCTGGACGAGTCGGCCCCGGCGATCGCCGTGGACGGCCACATGCGTGCGGCCGACGGCGTCTGGGCGGTCGGGGACGTGACCGGCATAGGGCCGTTCACGCACGTAGCGGTGTACCAGGCGAGGATCGCGCTCGCCGACATCCTGGGCAAGCCGGGCCCCGCGGCGGAGTACCACGCCGTGCCCCGGGTGACCTTCACCGACCCCGAGGTCGGCTCGGTGGGGCTGACCGAGCGGGAGGCCCGGGAGAGGGGGCTGCGCGTGCGCGTCTCGACGGTCCCGCTGGAGTCCTCCGCCCGGGGTTGGATCGCGGGTGCCGAGGGGTTCGTGAAGCTCGTGGCGGACGGCAATGTGCTGGCGGGCGCGACGGCGGCGGGGCCGTCCGGCGGCGAGGTGCTCGCCCTGCTCACCCTGGCCGTCCACGAACGGATCCCGGTCGAGCGGCTCCGGAGCATGATCTACGCCTACCCCACCTTCCACCGCGCCGTCGAGGACGCCCTCGCCGGGCTCGGCTGA
- a CDS encoding SCO4225 family membrane protein, protein MEGVVLFAVTSPLSQLLMFLPLASLNEVIISTLFPATGLLQAWLLWLIARGRRKSPSPAEGTPASR, encoded by the coding sequence TTGGAGGGGGTGGTGCTGTTCGCGGTCACCTCTCCGCTCTCGCAACTCCTCATGTTCCTGCCGCTCGCATCGCTGAACGAAGTGATCATCAGCACGCTTTTCCCCGCTACCGGCCTGCTCCAAGCGTGGCTTCTCTGGCTGATCGCGCGCGGACGGCGGAAGAGCCCCTCCCCGGCCGAGGGCACTCCGGCATCAAGATGA
- a CDS encoding ATP-binding protein yields MRSALHGDTATCPLRPQADSVKTARDVTRTTLGGWGLAPLCDDAVLVVSELVTNAVRYGICGPRRLDAQPITLILLRLSPHVLLAVSDPSDEIPTPKEPDFISEHGRGLHIVETYSTRWGWDALDEGGKAVWALFGSA; encoded by the coding sequence ATGCGCTCCGCGCTCCACGGCGACACCGCCACCTGCCCGCTGCGCCCCCAGGCCGATTCCGTGAAAACGGCCCGCGACGTCACGAGGACCACCCTCGGCGGCTGGGGACTCGCCCCGCTCTGCGACGACGCGGTCCTGGTCGTATCCGAGCTGGTCACCAACGCCGTGCGCTACGGCATCTGCGGGCCGCGACGCCTGGACGCCCAGCCGATCACGCTGATCCTCCTGCGCCTCTCGCCGCACGTGCTGCTCGCCGTCTCCGACCCCAGCGACGAGATACCGACGCCCAAGGAGCCGGATTTCATCTCCGAGCATGGGCGCGGACTGCACATCGTGGAGACCTACAGCACGCGCTGGGGATGGGACGCCCTGGACGAGGGCGGCAAGGCCGTCTGGGCGCTTTTCGGCTCCGCCTGA
- a CDS encoding helix-turn-helix domain-containing protein, with the protein MTQYQPGSGPTALRILLGTQLRRLREEKGITREDAGHVIRGSESKISRMELGRVGFKERDVADLLAYYGVAEGEARTAVMNLLERANEPGWWHRFNDLLPSWFQAYVGLEEAAARIRTYEVQFIPGLLQTKEYARAVITAGAAGIGPAEISRRVDLRMERQRVLDRDDGPIFWAVIDEAALRRPIGGTDVMRGQLEHLLELMRQPKITIQVMPFSFGGHSAEGGAFSILRFHDNDLPDVVYVEQLASALYLDKREEVDRYSEVMERLCAVSTTPEATVDILQKIISDRM; encoded by the coding sequence ATGACTCAGTACCAGCCTGGCTCCGGTCCGACGGCCCTCCGTATTCTTCTCGGCACCCAGCTGCGCCGCCTGCGCGAAGAGAAGGGCATCACGCGGGAGGACGCCGGCCACGTGATCCGCGGCTCCGAGTCCAAGATCAGCAGGATGGAGCTCGGCCGGGTCGGGTTCAAGGAGCGCGACGTCGCCGATCTGCTCGCCTATTACGGGGTCGCCGAGGGCGAGGCGCGCACCGCCGTCATGAACCTCCTGGAGAGGGCCAACGAACCCGGCTGGTGGCACCGCTTCAACGACCTCCTCCCCTCGTGGTTCCAGGCGTACGTCGGCCTGGAGGAGGCGGCGGCCCGCATCCGCACCTACGAGGTGCAGTTCATCCCCGGCCTGCTGCAGACCAAGGAGTACGCCCGCGCGGTCATCACCGCGGGGGCCGCGGGCATCGGCCCCGCCGAGATCTCGCGCCGCGTCGACCTGCGCATGGAACGCCAGCGCGTCCTCGACCGCGACGACGGCCCGATCTTCTGGGCCGTCATCGACGAGGCCGCGCTGCGGCGCCCCATCGGGGGGACCGACGTGATGCGCGGCCAGCTTGAACATCTGCTTGAGCTCATGCGCCAGCCGAAGATCACCATCCAGGTCATGCCGTTCAGCTTCGGCGGGCACAGCGCCGAGGGCGGCGCCTTCAGCATCCTTCGCTTCCACGACAACGACCTGCCGGACGTGGTGTACGTCGAGCAACTCGCCAGCGCGCTCTACCTCGACAAACGCGAGGAAGTGGACCGTTACAGCGAGGTGATGGAACGGCTGTGCGCCGTCAGCACCACCCCCGAGGCCACCGTCGATATCTTGCAGAAGATCATCTCTGACCGAATGTGA
- the tig gene encoding trigger factor encodes MKTAVEELSPTRVKLTVEVPFEELETSMQAAYKKVAQQVRVPGFRPGKVPARIIEQRFGRAVVLEETLNDALPKLYGKAVDESDVFPVSQPEIEVTKIDDGKEVEFTAEVDVRPAFDVPDYKGIEVTVPSSEVSDEDIDAQVEALRQRFATLTGVERAAGNGDYVVMDLAATIDGKNIEEQQASDVSYEVGAGSVLQGLDDALVGMAAGDEKTFTTTLVGGENAGEEADVTIKVKNVKEKVLPELDDEFAGLASEFDTLQELRDSIREQARRNKLIDQVVQARENALTALLDQIDIPLPDSALNAEVDARKHNLEHQIGESGLSREAFFRLYQTTEEERFAEFDENSRKAIKTGFLLDKIVKQEDLGVSEQELTNFVVRRAAQLGVAPNTLAQHLADNDQLTLAMVEIVRDKAKTVIGDAAKVTDEDGNEVDLKAIYTELNAEEEAEENAPAAE; translated from the coding sequence GTGAAGACCGCTGTCGAGGAGCTCAGCCCCACCCGGGTGAAGCTCACCGTCGAGGTGCCGTTCGAGGAGCTCGAGACGAGCATGCAGGCGGCGTACAAGAAGGTCGCGCAGCAGGTGCGCGTGCCCGGCTTCCGCCCCGGCAAGGTTCCCGCCCGCATCATCGAGCAGCGCTTCGGCCGCGCGGTGGTCCTGGAGGAGACGCTCAACGACGCCCTGCCGAAGCTGTACGGCAAGGCCGTCGACGAGAGCGACGTCTTCCCCGTCAGCCAGCCCGAGATCGAGGTCACCAAGATCGACGACGGCAAGGAGGTCGAGTTCACCGCCGAGGTGGACGTCCGCCCCGCCTTCGACGTCCCCGACTACAAGGGCATCGAGGTGACCGTCCCCTCCTCCGAGGTCTCCGACGAGGACATCGACGCGCAGGTCGAGGCGCTGCGCCAGCGCTTCGCCACGCTGACCGGCGTCGAGCGCGCCGCCGGCAACGGCGACTACGTCGTCATGGACCTCGCCGCCACGATCGACGGCAAGAACATCGAGGAGCAGCAGGCCTCCGACGTCTCCTACGAGGTCGGCGCGGGCTCGGTGCTCCAGGGTCTCGACGACGCCCTGGTCGGCATGGCCGCCGGTGACGAGAAGACCTTCACCACCACGCTGGTGGGCGGTGAGAACGCCGGCGAGGAGGCCGACGTCACCATCAAGGTCAAGAACGTCAAGGAGAAGGTCCTCCCCGAGCTCGACGACGAGTTCGCCGGCCTGGCCAGCGAGTTCGACACCCTGCAGGAGCTGCGCGACAGCATCCGCGAGCAGGCCCGCCGCAACAAGCTCATCGACCAGGTCGTGCAGGCCCGCGAGAACGCCCTGACGGCTCTGCTGGACCAGATCGACATTCCGCTGCCCGACAGCGCCCTCAACGCCGAGGTGGACGCCCGCAAGCACAATCTGGAGCACCAGATCGGCGAGAGCGGCCTGAGCCGCGAGGCGTTCTTCCGGCTCTACCAGACCACCGAGGAAGAGCGCTTCGCCGAGTTCGACGAGAACTCCCGCAAGGCGATCAAGACCGGCTTCCTGCTCGACAAGATCGTCAAGCAGGAGGACCTGGGCGTCAGCGAGCAGGAGCTGACCAACTTCGTGGTGCGCCGCGCCGCCCAGCTCGGCGTCGCCCCGAACACCCTCGCCCAGCACCTCGCCGACAACGACCAGCTCACCCTGGCCATGGTCGAGATCGTCCGCGACAAGGCCAAGACCGTCATCGGCGACGCCGCCAAGGTGACCGACGAGGACGGCAACGAGGTCGACCTCAAGGCCATCTACACCGAGCTGAACGCCGAGGAGGAGGCCGAGGAGAACGCCCCGGCCGCCGAGTGA
- a CDS encoding Na+/H+ antiporter encodes MIEAYLIVAVAIAVMMLVGRAVARGTGIPAAIPLVLLGVAASFVPTMSKAVVPPDFILNLYLPLLVYRAAFLTAPRETKEDAVPISVMAFGLTCATALAVMAAVRFVLPEVGWPVALALGAAVAPTDPVSATSIMRRLGTPRRLVTILEGESLVNDAVALTLFGLALTALTEPVTPAAGVLLLVRVVAGGVLYGLVLGWVVGRLRGRITDPGAQIVLSLITPFVAYLPAEHFGFSGVLATIATGFYLGTRAHGLLQPASRLTGNAFWEVLVLLLESSLFVLLGLEIRQVISGVSNYSIGMLATTAVVVLAAVVVLRLLWTMIAFRLARWLPGKHLSFDRVGRRERLVMGWAGMRGAITLAVALSIPLSASNRPLMIFLAAVVVLATLLGQATTLAPLLRRLGLGESKKAVIEEAHARRATAEAALSRLEELASDDRVDEHTAEVFRQLYELRLDRARAVLDESDGDEEKGLDEQSLRWLRKQLARAQRQEVDDLYADGKISATTQRHLIHELDLEERRRASDPQ; translated from the coding sequence GTGATCGAGGCATACCTCATCGTGGCGGTCGCGATCGCCGTGATGATGCTGGTCGGACGAGCGGTGGCACGGGGGACGGGCATACCGGCGGCGATCCCGCTCGTGCTGCTCGGCGTGGCGGCGAGCTTCGTGCCCACCATGTCCAAGGCCGTGGTGCCGCCCGACTTCATCCTCAACCTGTACCTCCCCCTGCTGGTCTACCGCGCCGCCTTCCTCACCGCGCCCCGGGAGACCAAGGAGGACGCGGTCCCCATCTCGGTGATGGCCTTCGGCCTCACCTGCGCCACCGCCCTCGCGGTCATGGCCGCCGTACGCTTCGTCCTGCCGGAGGTCGGCTGGCCCGTGGCGCTCGCACTCGGCGCCGCCGTCGCCCCCACCGACCCGGTGTCGGCCACGTCGATCATGCGCCGCCTCGGCACCCCGCGCCGCCTGGTGACGATCCTGGAGGGCGAGAGCCTCGTCAACGACGCCGTGGCGCTCACCCTGTTCGGTCTGGCCCTCACGGCGCTCACCGAGCCCGTCACGCCCGCCGCGGGGGTCCTGCTGCTCGTGCGCGTCGTCGCGGGCGGCGTGCTGTACGGCCTCGTGCTCGGCTGGGTGGTCGGCAGGCTCCGCGGCCGGATCACCGACCCCGGCGCGCAGATCGTGCTCTCGCTGATCACGCCGTTCGTCGCCTACCTGCCCGCCGAGCACTTCGGCTTCTCCGGCGTGCTCGCCACGATCGCCACCGGCTTCTACCTGGGCACGCGCGCCCACGGACTGCTCCAGCCCGCCTCCCGGCTCACCGGCAACGCCTTCTGGGAGGTGCTGGTGCTGCTGCTGGAGTCCAGCCTGTTCGTCCTGCTCGGGCTGGAGATCCGCCAGGTGATCTCCGGGGTGTCGAACTACTCCATCGGCATGCTGGCCACGACCGCGGTGGTCGTCCTCGCCGCGGTGGTCGTGCTGCGCCTGCTGTGGACCATGATCGCCTTCCGGCTGGCCCGGTGGCTGCCGGGCAAGCACCTGTCGTTCGACCGCGTCGGCAGGCGGGAGCGGCTGGTGATGGGCTGGGCGGGCATGCGGGGCGCCATCACGCTCGCCGTCGCGCTGTCCATCCCGCTGAGCGCCTCCAACCGGCCACTGATGATCTTCCTGGCGGCCGTGGTGGTCCTCGCCACTCTGCTCGGGCAGGCGACCACGCTCGCGCCCCTGCTGCGGCGCCTGGGCCTCGGCGAGTCCAAGAAGGCCGTCATCGAGGAGGCGCACGCCCGCCGGGCCACCGCCGAGGCCGCGCTGTCGCGCCTGGAGGAGCTCGCCTCCGACGACCGGGTCGACGAGCACACCGCCGAGGTTTTCCGGCAGCTTTACGAACTTCGCCTCGACCGCGCCCGCGCCGTCCTGGACGAGAGCGACGGCGACGAGGAGAAGGGGCTCGACGAGCAGAGCCTGCGCTGGCTGCGCAAGCAACTCGCCCGTGCGCAACGGCAGGAAGTGGACGACCTCTACGCCGATGGCAAGATCAGCGCCACCACCCAGCGGCATCTCATCCACGAGCTTGACCTGGAGGAGCGCCGGCGCGCGTCCGATCCGCAGTGA